The DNA sequence CTGATCGGTGAAATCTTGCATTTTTCCCCGGAATTTAATGCACGCTTGTATTCTAGCTACGCTTTGGGTTGCTCAATTCATCCCATGTTTTGGAGGGTGAAATGGTCCCTTTTGTAGTAAAACATGCATACACCTGGTGTTCTTCATATCATATCGTTACACCACGTCTACATGCATTCCGAGACTGCAACGAAGATTCACATAGAAATAGGAGCTTCCAGCGGGTTTGAATCTATTCATGCCGTTGCATTAGAATTGGATTTGGACGCATATCAGTGAAATAGAAGTGACATGTGTGAAAATCGATGATTGTGATAAGGAAATGTGACAGACTTGAGACACCGTTTAGagggaaaaaaaataataaaggaaGACAAAACATAAAGGAAATCAAGGTAAGCTTAAAAGAAATAGTGGAAGAGACAAAAATCAGTATTTCACATGTGATTCTATTCTTTGGTTAATTTGATATGTAATTATTTCACTcgatttttgaaatattttataaGGTCTTGAATTGTGTTTGTATCAAGATTTTAATTCGGATAATAGAGATTCTTCTCTAAAAGTAATAAGCTCgattcaaaaattatttaataattatgttAAAATGATGTGTCAAAAATAGTAAATTtataatgaataaaataaaagaataaattaattaactaaaaaaaactcaataaataaaagtgtaaaatttttaaataaaagcagaataacaataaaaatgtacaaaaagaaaagaaaataaattaaataaataaaaaaaataaattaaaagttaacTTCTAATACTCACATGCACTTACACTTCATGCTCTTCGATTATGTTACTGAGACTAAAAATGTtatgaatttatataataatctaGTGTTTTTTATTGGAGTAGTGCTAGGGAGCCAATGACTTAAACGTACAATGTGTACATTGACAGCTGATGGaaaaatgtaacactaatgattatatctctaatacttcatAAACCTCTattgtatatattatataaatattttattggctcctcatacttttccTAATAATATTGACTACGGCTTGATTGTTCTCTTTTCTTAGGCCATAATTTTGCTTTGACCCTGaagctttttttttgttgtgatACTCTCACATTCTATTTTGCCTTGTTTTTCGAGCTCCATATTCTTGTTTTGCGTCTGTATTTACCTCGTGACGCATTCTTAGTTTCGACTCTGTTCCTTAACCTTTCTTAATTCATTCTTCAAGTCACTAAACCTTCTACCTTCATCACCATTTTATTCTCATCATAGTCGAAAGAAATTCTTCCTATGACCATCTGTACTATATTTCGACTTTCTATACACTATACACTATAGTCGAATGTCTTCATGAGTCAGAATTCTGTGCTAacagtaataatattttgtttttagaaGTATATCCTAATGTTCTTTTGCTAGTATTAATCTGCTACTGATAGTTTGGTACCATATAGCTCTCCTCTCATGATCCCCAAAATTGGAAGGATTGAGAAACCGACATTGACTAATTCGGTAGTCGTCGGAACAAGCTATTAGTGAGGTCTTATGAGTAGGATTTTTTTCATCCTCTTAATTAATTCCAATGACTTATTTGTTTGTGGAGAAAAACAAACATCCATCATTCTAACCAAATGTAATTATTCAAGAAAGTAACACATGGATTGTGTGATTTAATTTAGTTCATGTTTtccttttataaaaataaaatataatttacctAGATAGACCATCAATCACACTTTTTCGGTAAACAAAAATCTATTCACATGGAAGAATACTTTAATTCTCTACttgttattttataataataataataatacgtTGATCAAAATAGTCAAAAgagaaaagatgaaaaataaaaggaagtAAAACACTAAAACATAAGGATGACAGCTAAGGCGAGTCTATATTCTTGAGAATATGTGTAAATAATTAGAAAGCTCTCTAAAATATgtattaaacaaaattaataaaaaaaaagtaaacaaaTAACATTTCGTGTAGAATTTAAAACTTGCAATATAGTAGTACCAGTTTAAAAGTTATTCTACAATAATAGCTTAACATATTCTTTTGTGAATATTAAATGCGTTTTTTTGTTGTTAATGAATACGACATGCACCAGCAAATTACGTGGACCCAGAATTAGATATTAATTTTGGTGGACACTGGACAGAGAGATATGAGATATCTGGTGAGAGTGTATTGTCGAAATAACGAAAATGACACCACGATTAGCATAAGAAATAGGGAAAGTACATAGACTAAGACATGGataaaaaaggaagaaaagaaaagaaaagaaaaggctGATTGCAGGTACAACGGGAGTTGCATACCGTACCCTTCATTTTCTTCCTTTCATTTCAGACTAGCGACAATATCTAATAAGAAATTCAGAATGTTCACTTAGATCAAACGTGTATTGCATGATAATGTTTTTTCAGAAAGTTTTGGGAACTAGCAAATTTTAACAATTTTGGTTAGTATTCGgctaatataaatattaaattattaacaaataaattttattctcaTAAATATGTATGCAAGTTATATAATTTGTGTGTACGAATTgtgataaatataaatataaattaagtaTTTTATGtatacaattttttataaataagaaTACAAATTATTACTagtctaaaataataataatttttttatcatataatattgttgatattttttatgcattttttttttctagcaAGCAAGACGTACTCCTCAATTGAAAGTGAATACACTAATTGAGCGCACACAAATAGCGCTTGATAATTAAATCAAGAAAGTGAACGTGTAACTACTACGAATGTAATTTTCATGCTTACTCATAGTATACTATTAAGTATCTAGAGAGGAAAAGATATAAACATGTGTACATAAAGTTGAGTTTGTTTAATTGAAATTCATAAAGAGAATACGATTGTGCAGTATGCAAAGAATTGGGCAGAATGAAAGAACGGCCACAAAATGAATTGAAACTTGGAGTGGAATAGTCATAGATTCGCAAATTGTGAAAAAAGGGGTGGTGGAAACAGAGCGGAATCATGTAGGTGCAGATGCACATGTAATTAAATGCCTAATGCCCTAAATTGATTGCAACTCTTAACCAATCACATAGCTATAGGAGGAATGGAGGGGAGAGCTACACTTGGTTATGCTTCATTCTAAAATGGATTACTCTCGTCATCTCTTGTGACGAAAACACAGCTGTCAGAAGCGGAGGAGATATGTCCAACACCCACATGTTCATGATGCTGCCATTATTAGTATGGTTAGTAACTTGGTACAAGAATAATATTTGGCCTCGCCGCTGGAAATGTCTTTGGGCACATGCTGCTGCTGCTCTCATACCTTGCTTTTTGCTCCTCAATTTGTCAATATTCTTCAATAAAATTGGCAAATTTGCGGGTACAATTCGTCCAAGTAAAGCAACCGTGTGCACAGAAACAAATATTATTTAGATTTTAGATTTCTACAAAATgttattattgatttattttatttattataaatacaaatatttatttttcaaacacGATTACAATTTACGAGTTAACCGGTGTCTGAAGATCAGAATCGACCAGAACACACATTACTATATTAGGAAGTTGTGGTGTTCTAGTACGTCCCTCCTAGCCCCAGCTGAGGTGAAGGTGGGTGAAATCACATAAATTGTCAACAATTTACAGATCCCAACAACAAACACGTGTTCTGACTTAAAGAAAAAACAACACAACTAGCCCAGGCATTTTCACTTTGCGCTAACGGAATATTCCTCAGCATATTACACTTAACAGTTGAATAACATCAATTCTTATCCCAATGAACATCGAAAGCCTAAATATCAAAGCTTATTATTAAAATTCACTAAGGAGGGCGAGTTCCCAGGCTAGTGAGAACAAGAGAAAACCAAAcagtataataataaaaaaacaacaaCATGAAAGAAGAACAATTGTGTAAGACTTGAACGACAATGAATTCGTTGAAACTCTCAAGCACTCAGTGGGAAGAAATCTTAAGGTTGAGGGACTTGTTGAACCAGGCCTTCCAGCTGCCGCTGCCTCTGCGGGAGAGGGTGGTTGTGGTCTCACTTGCATCAGCATCTGCCACACGCCTCGAAGATGTTTCCGGCTTCCTGCATAGCATGAAGTTCCTTGCTCCGTGTGATCCAATTGTCTCCCAAGGACTCAGGGCTGCACAAACATTAATACCAATTCATAATTCAGAACCATCACAATTTCAAGCAATTGTTTTGTTAAAACAATTTCATTCTAAGCTTGCCAATGTAgcttttttttaaatgaaattgaGCTTCAATGCTTTCATTGGgtacaaaatttgaaaatttctcTTTTGGCTAACCTTAATAAGTGACTCGTTAGCCAAGCCCTTAACCAATTAAGGCAAAAACAAAGGGAAGAATCAGGTTTTCAAAAGAAGAATGCTTAAAACATGTTAATGACGACAAACAAAAGATGCCAAAATAGGGTTCCAAAATTTCCATTAAAACAAATGTAAAAAATGTCAACTTGATAAAACTAGAAGCTACAACGTCAACAGAGATTCACAAACTCAACGCAGGAATACAATTACAGCAATGCTGAACAGAACATGATTGCAGGAAACAAAAAAAGTTTCAGAATTTGGAGGAAGTACCATCAGATCCAACAAGGGGGCAGTAGAGGGCGAATCCGGCGGTGTCGGTGCCAAGAACAGGGAGCCTCCCCTCGCGGGCGTAGGACTTAAGGGCGGTGTCGATGACCGCCGCAACAAGGTCTCCCTCATTCACCACAAACCGAATCGGACCCGCGCTCCCAAGCACGTTGATGCTTATCAGAAGCCTCCTCACGTTCGCGTTCtggttgttcttcttctgcttGCTCAGCAacatcttttcttttctctttctctcaaattcctcttcttttttttattgaaatcagtcgaaagaaaaaaaaacgaaaacaacaCACGCACACAATTAAAAGAATTCACCGATCGGAGACGAATCCCTTAGCCCGGATCTGTAGCGATCACCGATCGGGTGAAGAAAAAGAACCAAAGAATGTGGATTCCCGTCGcaaaagaaaaggaggaaatTAGGGTTTGTTAAATCGGCGTGAGAAGAATTCAGGGGTCGAGGCCGATGCAGCGGTAGTACCAGCCTTCCTTGCAAGAGCCGAATGCGAATGCAGATGCAGACGAAACGGGGAGGATTGCGCTCGCCCTTGAAGGAAGAAGGGGGCGCATGTAATCGCTGTTGCTTAGGGTTTCTACCATTCACAACCGATTTGAGCTTTGGGAGATGAGAAAAGAACGCACAAGAGGTAAAGGACCCAGTGTGTCGGAGAGAAAAAAAGATTGAAACTTTGTTCAACTTTTCAAGGGTGCATTAGAAAACGTGGGTGAGCTTCCTTAAATAAGGGTAGCGTAGGGTTGGTGAAATTCGGAAATTTCGGATCCGGATTCGGGTCCTTAGGGTTCTAgattttattgttgttttcttaatttaatttagttcaATCACGATTTTCATCTCAAATTGTGTGTGTGTGATTCTTTTCCCTTGAGATTGTGCGAGCTGAAAGACGCGCAATTTTAACAAGgccaacaaaaatacttaattatTTACCCTAATTATTTTGGTTGATAACTTTTGTCTTGATTAGTTTATTTCCTTGGAATTAGGTTAGAGGGCATTTTAAAGCcactaaataatatattaaataaaagaaattattttctttaatatattaaatatatacaaaatttaaaatataatatgttaagattactattagaaaaatttttaaatttttattttaataaaaaaattaataagtaagaatatatatattaactaaaaaatatctatacAAAAATTTCTTCGGCagtaatatatttaattaatgcCATTAGATCATTTGTTTACAAGAGTCTATTTTCTTTTgtgaatttttaaaatgtgtGAGCTAAAGATGCGCATTTCTACTTTTACAACGAAGCCAGTTTTTAATTCATGAATTTACCTTGtcaaaatttatcatttttgttttgatttttagATCACTCATTTTCCTTTTTGATTTCCTATGTGTTGAGGGTTGTTGAACTTGAACCAGAAACGTGTAGAAGATTACCGATTTGGTCATGTTTAGCATCGGATGCCCATTACAAAACATATTCTTTCTTAGGTTCATCGGTTCATGTGTACAGTACAGATGCTTGTTCAATTTCAAACAAACCAGCTTTCTATTAgacccttttttttatttttattctgttttagataaaaaattatataatatgtCATAATAGGGCGAATGTCATTgctttgaatttgaattttgtttggCACATATTTGAATTTAGATATAGATTTTCataataaaggaataaaattggTCCCATGCCTCCTTGGGCTCTATGCATTTCCATTTGAAGAgaaaaaatctgaaaaaaaaaatttaaccagtacaaacaaataaataaataatgtaaaataaaaatactatatgtatataaaaataattattaaattaattatcatatatttatgtatattaatattttatattttatataaataaataatttaatatctaATATTTTGTGTTTGTTTGATATGAATTAATAcaaaaaatgtataaataatGTAATTCTTATTTTGAGTTTCTATGCTTTAGTTTATTGGtaatatatttatacaaaaacaagttaattaaaattatattgaatttaattttaataatccAGGCATGTCTTTTGTTACCCAAACGTTTAAAATCCCATTGACAGTGGGCGCGTGTTTCGTTGTGACGCATTTGACCATGATCAGAAGTCCAAAGTAGTATGCTAAGTACGCCAGAAAATTCAAGAGCGGCGTCATTAGTTAGATTCTTAAATATTATTTCACCCCACTTGTATTGTAGTTGTAGAATAAACCATCAATATctgaaaatatatattattaattgtgCATAGATTGGAACCCCATTTTTCCAGGCATCAAATTCCACATGGTGATGGCTTCCAAGACAGAGACTCTCAATCAATTAATCATAACTCAGTTGCAAATGGATACTGAATCGGTGAATCCTATTGGGGGGTGCAATTggatttcaatttttatttttgttcaatCAATCAAACTAAAACGGCGGCCGATTATCCTAAATTAATGTACAAGTAATAATTTTGTTTCGAGTATTTATTTAAAGTTTTGGTAATATAAGTTGCGACTGAAAGTCTTCGACTAATTTCACGTGTTTTCTACTACCAATTAACGCAGAGCATAGTGCACCATGAATTAAATAACAAACTATCGGCTAATGCATGTAATTTGATACTATTTTTTAAGTCAAGTTTGACGTAACATTTAGCTATTAAGAAAGTGACTTAAAACTTTATTTCTACAGTGAATTGAACTAATTAatcaaaatgtttttttaatatatattatttatcatTTCTGTTAACGAGATTTGAACCTAGGATCAAGAAGCTTTCTTCCTTTAAAATGCTCCTGATATATTTGATTTAGTTAAATGTGATTCAAATTTCTACAGATTTTGTTTCCTAATTTCCTccctactttttttttaaattgttttgataaactatttctttttatttttatggtgGGACCAGGTTCCAGAATTCAATCTACTTGTGGGCCGTACTCTCAAGCTGATCTGCATCTATTGGGCCTACTAAAAGGCCTCACAACTACTTTGTGGTGAAGGATAAAGTAGGTACAGGTCCAgtaaacttatttttttaaaggatGTGACCCTTAAAAAATATCGTGTGTAAAATTGTATAGCcctataatttctaaaattcttTTAACGGTGTAATTTTTATTGGTTAAAATCGAGAATCTAACTTCTGAAGTTATGATACTTAACATTCATATATGTATCTAGTACTTTGAACCTGCGATTCTTATTAATGAAATGTGCTTTTTAAAAAAGTGGCACTTTGCTCCTGTTTTAATGTCTTGTTAAGACAAACTAGCTACTAAAATACATAGATCTATGTACATATATATCAACTGATGTTATATTATATCTGAGTCCACGATTATATTATAATGTAAGTCACATTATTCTTTGTTAGCACAGATTTCGACTCATGAAGACATTCGACTGTGGTGTATAGGAAGTCGAAATATAGCACAGATGGCCATagaaaaaatttcttttaattataacAAGAATAAAATGGTGATCAAGGTCAAAGGTTTAATGACTTGAGGAAAATCAAGGAACAGGGTTGAAACCAAGCATGCGTCACGTGGTAAATATGGATGCAATACAAGAACGTAAAATTTGAAAAGCAAAGCAAGATGGAACGTGGGATACTTCGATGAAAATGCTTTAGCCTCAAGGCAAGGTTGTGGCTTAAGAAAAGCGAGCAAATTAAGTCATGGTCAAGATTATTTGGGAGTAAGTTATCCTTGTGATTTATAAATAGGAAGAACTAAGAAGATTTAGGGATTTCAATGAACAACACTGATCATCATCTAAACTCATAAAATTTTCGGTCTCAACGTAAATAGAGCATTAAATGAAATTAGAGCAAATAATGTTGCTCATGCTTATAACCAAAATATAACTCAAGTTGTTGAACAAATCCTAAATAGAGCAGGGTTAAATATAACGGTGACAAATCAACTTTAATTTATATCCCCTTTTTAGATTATGTCTTACAGGCTGAACTCTTCAGAAAAGTCAAAACTCCTAAATCCCTTACGAAGTTTGCTAGAAAAATGGGGAATTGAATATAGAGCACATTGCTCGGTATTCAGTCGAAATAGGCGAGTTAGCTAATAATGAATAATTGAAAATGAGATATTTTCTCTCTTCACTAACAAAGAACGCTTTTACTTAGttttcaaacttgtaacctaaTTCGATCCATAGTTGAATTCAATTAGAAAGAAGTATTCATGATCAATTTCTTTAGGGGTGAAATAAAGGTGACTTTGTCTAATTTATTCACAGTAAAGAGAGAAAATGAGTTGATCGATGACTACCTTATCCGATTCACGAATATGAGAAATAAATATTTCAATCTTATTCCTGAGCCTAAAATAGTTAATATGGATTTCAATATTTGAAAGAAATTAGTAAATCAATAATTTTAGAGTTAGCTCAGTTGGCTGATAAAGTCCAGCAAATTAAGAagttaaataaagaaaaagaagagctagagtcaaataaaagaaaactatttttcaataaaaaggtgaacTACATTGACTGCATGAGTGAGGAAGAGTCGAATAGTAAATCTGTTTTtgctacataattaaaatatgggCCTTCGTATATATGTTGATCTCTTAATCCGGCAAAAGATAAGACTCCTTTGTCAGGAGGAAAGAATTATTCTTTCAACCTAACAAAAGCTGAACAAATTTTTGATATGTTGTTTAAAGATAAGCAACTTGTACTCCCTGAAGGAAAAAGAATGCTATCCGTTtctaaaattagaaataaaaaattttgcaaaTTTCATCAAACTTCTGGACATTATACTGATAATTACGTTCGTTTCAGGGACTTGATACAAAAGGCTATTGACGAAGGTCGATTAAAATTTGTTGATAAGCCTGAAATGAAAATGGATTCCGATCTCTTCCAAGTGGCATTGTTGAAATAGAAGAAGTGACATTTATAGTCAACATGGCTTGTGTCGAACCTGTAAAGAAAGATGAGTAATTCGAGCTAGACATGTTTGAGGCAGAAAGGTCTATTTATCCAAAGGCGGGAGAAGATATATTAGATTTTTTGTTGAGACAAAAGGAACAGGAAGAAAATGTAGCAATATGCCCTTGATGTAGTGTCTTGTTTGACACTTCAGCTACTAAGGCTTTCAACTCAAAAGAGTAGAGGGCGTGTTCATCGGGAAGAATTAAGACAAGCTCGACTGAAGCAAGGGATTAAAGGTCGAGAGCATGTAGCTTCTCCTGTTAAACAACACATGCGCACGGTGGTGACAGTTGACCAGAAACCCCAGGGGGTGTCAAGTCGAACTAGAGTTCCTCCGTCCAATATATCGAATAACAAATGGGTACATAATAATATCCCAAACTACTTCAGAAATTACAATTTCAATATTTCTAGATAAGGTTTTGAAAATTGGGCTGGAGCCCAAAAAAGAGGTGGCTCCAGATGAGGAGCAGCTAGAAGGGGCAATGATCGAGGAAGGTCTCGACGTAATTTTCAAGAAAGAGCTCCCTTCATTACAAGAACTATGGCCCAAGCGCAAAATGCTTATGTCAATACATTAGGGCCATATCCAAAATTGAGCAGAGAAAGTAAGTCACCTCAGAAGCAAGAACAGAAGGGTAACAAGGTATCCTCAAGCAAAGACCAGGGGATGGAGGAGTCGAAGGAGATATCGGCTATTCAGTTGATCAAGTCGATTCCCAAAGGAAAAGAAGATGAAAAGGCACtgacaaaaaattttaactCTGTTTTTAAGGATGACTTAGATGTAATGTTTGGAGAAACTGGGCAATCCTGGTCCCAAACCCGAACTGGGTGCCTCCTTCTACAATGTCCTCCCTACAGATACAGTGATCCCGTCGACAGAGCCAGCTGTGGGTGATACCTCCAGTGCCCCCAAGCATGATGACCCTCTACTACTGTCCATCATCCGGCTGAGAATTTGCCCCGATGGCATGCAGTCGTGAGttcaatttttataatattaagtgtgtttatctttaattttaatatattaagttTGTTTATCTTTTGTGATTGTTATTGTATGGTTTATTCTGTGACAGGTTTGCACCGAACCCCAATTCTTGCACACAGGAGATATCTGAGGTCATTAAGTACATGTACGACTATCCATGGCCGGCCTACACGCAGATCCCGGCTGAGACTAGAGAGCGCTGATTTCAGAAGTGGGCAGTACGAACCCAATTTGGTTAGAATTGATTTACTTTATTTGAACTGGATTTTATTCCAACTAACTAATGTTGGCAAATCACTTTTTGTAGTTAAAATTCATACGGGATGTGGAGCATAACCTCGTGATATGGAAGATCTATGACCACCGGACAACCAAATATTTTCTGCAGATGATGAGTGATGTTCGTTAGGGGAAAGACCACCTGACGAAGTGGACCCGTTCAAACATCAAACGTGACCTTGAGGCTCACTTTAGAGATAACGAGGCCTTCAAATGTCGATCTCTAATGAACATCGCCAACAGGGCTTCGCCTAGGTCGTCAAGGTATACGTGTGGGTCGGCAATCTTCATAAAGACGAAGATAAAACTGGTAAGAATTTTGGCATTATTTTATGTTATAGTAGTTGCTTGAATTAGTTTGAAGAGTTTATGatgtttaattttctttttcattataaaGTTAGCCAATTTAGTTAGTAGATTTTAAGgtatttaattttcagttttagtggatttaggtggTTAGGATAGGTTACGATATGTTAGATTAGGCTCTGAAATTGCTGAAAAATG is a window from the Arachis stenosperma cultivar V10309 chromosome 3, arast.V10309.gnm1.PFL2, whole genome shotgun sequence genome containing:
- the LOC130968852 gene encoding uncharacterized protein At4g22758 encodes the protein MLLSKQKKNNQNANVRRLLISINVLGSAGPIRFVVNEGDLVAAVIDTALKSYAREGRLPVLGTDTAGFALYCPLVGSDALSPWETIGSHGARNFMLCRKPETSSRRVADADASETTTTLSRRGSGSWKAWFNKSLNLKISSH